In Limisalsivibrio acetivorans, one genomic interval encodes:
- the rpoB gene encoding DNA-directed RNA polymerase subunit beta, which produces MDSTRKPVERVSFSKIPKVIDMPDLIEVQKSSYVEFLQEGISEEDRTVKGLEEVFREIFPITDFNETSVLEYLSYTLEKPKYTPREAIDRSTTFAAPLKVKVRLVNYDVNEETGEKLVVSAKESEVYLCDVPLMTDRGTFVINGVERVIVNQLHRSPGIFFEDITASKSVVEKHLFSARIIPYRGSWIDFDFDAKNIMYVRIDKKRKIPVTVLLKALGMSEKQILETYYDMVHIVVAQDGSMTKEFNQERLIGQRNSLDIKDENGEIVVKANHKITKAARKRLIKAGISRIPVQFEDIQHTFFSDDLVDSDGEVVIESNSPVTEEALEKLAESGINEFRLLFIDKATADSVIRDILATDKVKSEEDALIEIYRKLRPGEPATEDTSRALFDNLFFNPKRYDLSRVGRLKINKRLGLDTDLDHTTLSKDDIVETVRVLENIRKGTDNVDDIDHLGHRRVRAAGEQLQNHIRIGLSRMEKTVKERMSIQDIEDLTPQDLLNAKPLSASIKEFFGSYQLSQFMDQTNPLSEITHKRRLSALGPGGLNRDRAGFEVRDVHTSHYGRICPIETPEGPNIGLITSLTTFAKINEFGFIETPYRKVEDGHVTEEVVYMSAIEEEDYTIAQANAPLDENRNFIREYVAARHKGESLQTPKENIDYMDVSPKQIVSVSSALIPFLEHDDANRALMGSNMQRQGVPLIRTDSPIVGTGLERKVAVDSGAVVIADHEGVVDYIDAVKIVVRYEDGRDFGVDVYDLVKYRRSNQDTCINFKPIVDKGEHVKKGAILAGGPATQGGELALGKNVVLAFMPWMGYNYEDSILISEKLVKEDAYTSIHIEVFEVEARDTKLGPEEITSDIPNVSDEALKDLDESGIIRVGAKVRPGDILVGKVTPKGETQATPEEKLLRAIFGEKAGDVKDASLRVPPSITGTIVDVQVMTRRGIEKDGRTEEIENHEHEDLNKEYERMLNSLEKARKSRIIHLLAGRKVTEDYTSGDCSIKEGTVLEEDFLTELDYSDFMNLPVEDKRSFEEELVTINNVYFEKVRDTEDLYKDKKKKVEKGDELPAGVLKSVKVYVAIKRKLSVGDKMAGRHGNKGVVSRVLPEEDMPYLPDGTPVEIVLNPLSVPSRMNIGQVLETHLGWAARALGFKVATEVFDSAREEDIKEMLARAGFQEDGQTILYDGRTGERFDQEVTVGIMYVLKLHHLVDTKIHARSTGPYSLVTQQPLGGKAQFGGQRLGEMEVWALEAYGAANILQEMLTVKSDDVEGRTTVYEAIVNGNFSFSPSMPESFNVLIKELQGLALDIELKTGKDIEEEEAAASEEDDIDIDVDASGREDV; this is translated from the coding sequence ATGGATTCAACCAGGAAACCCGTTGAAAGAGTAAGCTTCTCAAAGATTCCCAAAGTAATCGATATGCCCGACCTCATTGAGGTACAGAAGAGCTCATACGTTGAGTTCCTCCAAGAGGGAATATCCGAAGAGGACCGCACGGTCAAGGGTCTTGAGGAAGTATTCAGGGAAATATTCCCTATAACTGATTTCAACGAAACTTCAGTGCTCGAGTATCTCAGCTATACCCTCGAGAAGCCTAAGTACACCCCGAGGGAGGCAATCGACCGAAGCACGACCTTTGCTGCTCCGTTAAAAGTAAAAGTTCGACTTGTAAACTATGACGTTAACGAAGAAACAGGTGAAAAACTGGTCGTTTCCGCCAAAGAATCCGAGGTATACCTCTGCGACGTTCCATTGATGACCGACAGAGGAACTTTCGTAATCAACGGTGTTGAAAGGGTTATCGTAAACCAGCTCCACCGTTCACCCGGAATCTTCTTCGAAGACATTACTGCGTCGAAAAGTGTTGTCGAAAAGCACCTTTTCAGTGCAAGAATCATACCCTACAGGGGTTCATGGATAGATTTTGACTTCGATGCGAAGAACATCATGTATGTCCGCATCGACAAGAAACGTAAGATACCGGTAACCGTTCTACTCAAAGCCCTCGGTATGAGCGAGAAGCAGATCCTTGAGACCTACTACGATATGGTACATATAGTAGTGGCCCAGGACGGTTCCATGACTAAGGAATTCAACCAGGAGAGGCTGATTGGTCAGCGTAACTCTCTGGATATTAAAGACGAAAACGGCGAAATCGTTGTTAAGGCAAATCATAAGATAACGAAGGCCGCAAGAAAACGTCTTATAAAAGCAGGCATCTCCCGTATCCCCGTACAGTTCGAGGATATCCAGCACACCTTCTTCTCCGATGATCTTGTTGATTCGGACGGCGAGGTTGTTATCGAATCAAACTCTCCTGTTACAGAGGAAGCGCTTGAGAAGCTTGCGGAAAGCGGAATCAATGAGTTCAGACTGCTTTTCATTGATAAAGCTACAGCGGACAGTGTAATCCGCGACATCCTCGCCACTGACAAGGTTAAGAGCGAAGAGGATGCTCTCATTGAGATATATAGAAAGCTCAGACCCGGAGAACCCGCCACTGAGGATACCTCCAGAGCACTCTTCGATAACCTCTTCTTCAACCCTAAAAGATACGACCTTTCAAGGGTTGGTCGACTTAAGATCAACAAGAGGCTCGGCCTTGATACAGACCTCGACCATACAACGCTCAGCAAGGATGATATCGTGGAAACGGTACGAGTCCTTGAGAATATCCGTAAGGGCACAGACAACGTTGATGATATCGACCACCTCGGCCACAGACGTGTTAGGGCAGCGGGCGAGCAGCTTCAGAACCACATCCGCATCGGACTCTCCAGAATGGAGAAGACGGTTAAGGAGCGTATGAGTATCCAGGATATCGAGGATCTTACTCCCCAGGACCTTCTCAATGCGAAGCCCCTTTCAGCCTCCATTAAGGAGTTCTTCGGAAGCTACCAGCTCTCGCAGTTCATGGACCAGACGAATCCGCTGAGTGAGATTACCCATAAGAGAAGGCTTTCAGCCCTCGGACCCGGCGGTCTGAACCGTGATAGAGCGGGCTTCGAGGTACGAGACGTTCATACATCTCACTACGGACGTATCTGTCCCATTGAGACACCTGAAGGACCGAACATCGGTCTTATTACGTCCCTTACAACCTTCGCCAAGATCAACGAGTTCGGTTTCATCGAAACCCCTTACAGGAAGGTTGAGGACGGCCACGTAACCGAAGAGGTTGTGTACATGTCCGCCATCGAGGAAGAGGATTACACCATTGCTCAGGCGAACGCCCCCCTTGATGAAAACCGTAACTTCATTCGTGAGTACGTAGCGGCGAGACATAAGGGTGAATCACTCCAGACGCCCAAGGAAAATATCGACTATATGGACGTTTCTCCTAAGCAGATTGTATCCGTATCTTCGGCTCTTATCCCCTTCCTTGAGCACGATGATGCGAACCGGGCACTTATGGGTTCAAACATGCAGCGTCAGGGTGTTCCGCTCATCCGCACAGACTCCCCAATAGTGGGAACGGGCCTTGAGCGCAAGGTTGCTGTGGATTCCGGTGCGGTTGTTATTGCAGACCACGAAGGTGTTGTGGACTATATTGATGCTGTTAAGATTGTTGTTCGATACGAGGACGGCAGGGACTTCGGTGTTGATGTCTACGACCTCGTAAAATACAGAAGATCCAACCAGGACACATGTATCAACTTCAAGCCCATCGTGGACAAGGGTGAGCATGTGAAGAAGGGAGCCATACTTGCAGGCGGGCCCGCCACTCAGGGTGGTGAGCTTGCCCTCGGCAAGAACGTGGTCCTCGCCTTCATGCCCTGGATGGGATACAACTATGAGGACTCCATCCTCATATCTGAGAAGCTTGTTAAGGAGGATGCATACACCTCCATTCATATTGAGGTATTCGAAGTTGAGGCGAGAGACACCAAGCTCGGACCCGAAGAGATTACCTCGGATATACCCAACGTAAGTGATGAAGCACTCAAGGATCTTGATGAGAGCGGAATCATCCGTGTGGGTGCAAAGGTACGCCCCGGCGACATCCTCGTGGGTAAGGTTACGCCCAAGGGTGAAACACAGGCCACGCCAGAGGAGAAGCTCCTCCGTGCCATCTTCGGTGAGAAGGCCGGCGATGTTAAGGACGCTTCCCTCAGAGTTCCCCCGAGCATAACTGGAACCATCGTTGATGTTCAGGTTATGACCAGAAGGGGCATCGAGAAGGATGGCCGTACCGAAGAGATCGAAAACCACGAGCATGAGGATCTGAACAAAGAGTACGAAAGGATGCTCAACTCCCTTGAGAAGGCTAGAAAGTCGAGGATTATACACCTTCTGGCCGGCCGCAAGGTCACCGAGGACTACACCTCCGGCGACTGCTCCATCAAGGAGGGCACAGTTCTTGAGGAGGATTTCCTCACAGAGCTCGACTACTCCGACTTTATGAACCTCCCTGTGGAGGACAAGCGTTCCTTTGAGGAAGAGCTTGTTACTATTAATAACGTATATTTCGAAAAGGTCAGGGACACCGAGGATCTGTACAAGGACAAGAAGAAGAAGGTGGAGAAGGGTGATGAGCTCCCCGCCGGCGTTCTTAAGTCCGTAAAGGTGTATGTTGCTATTAAGCGTAAGCTCAGTGTTGGTGACAAGATGGCGGGACGCCACGGTAACAAGGGTGTTGTTTCTCGAGTACTACCCGAAGAGGATATGCCCTATCTTCCCGATGGCACACCCGTTGAGATAGTGCTCAACCCCCTCTCGGTTCCCTCGCGAATGAACATCGGACAGGTTCTTGAAACCCACCTCGGCTGGGCTGCGAGGGCTCTCGGCTTCAAGGTTGCCACCGAGGTATTCGATAGCGCAAGGGAGGAGGACATCAAGGAGATGCTCGCCCGTGCCGGATTCCAGGAGGACGGACAGACCATCCTCTACGATGGAAGAACCGGAGAGCGTTTCGACCAGGAAGTTACGGTGGGAATCATGTACGTGCTTAAGCTCCACCACCTCGTTGATACGAAGATCCACGCACGTTCCACCGGACCATACTCACTCGTAACCCAGCAGCCCCTCGGCGGTAAGGCCCAGTTCGGAGGCCAGCGTCTCGGAGAGATGGAGGTTTGGGCGCTTGAGGCATACGGCGCAGCCAACATACTCCAGGAGATGCTCACCGTTAAATCCGATGACGTCGAAGGAAGAACAACGGTGTACGAGGCAATAGTTAACGGCAACTTCAGCTTCTCACCCAGCATGCCCGAATCGTTCAACGTTCTTATCAAAGAGCTTCAGGGTCTTGCCCTTGATATAGAGCTCAAGACAGGAAAGGACATTGAGGAAGAAGAGGCAGCGGCTAGTGAGGAAGATGACATTGATATCGATGTAGACGCTTCTGGCAGGGAGGACGTATAG
- the rplL gene encoding 50S ribosomal protein L7/L12 produces MSVTKEQVVEFIENMTVIELADFVKELEDKFGVSAAAPVAMMPGAAAGGEAAAAEEQTEFDVVLTGAGDKKVQVIKVVREITGLGLKEAKALVDGAPSPVKEGIPKEEAEELKTKLEESGASVEVK; encoded by the coding sequence ATGTCTGTTACTAAAGAGCAAGTTGTAGAATTTATCGAAAACATGACCGTTATCGAGCTTGCAGATTTCGTTAAAGAGCTCGAAGACAAATTCGGCGTATCAGCAGCGGCTCCCGTTGCAATGATGCCCGGTGCGGCTGCTGGCGGCGAAGCTGCTGCGGCTGAAGAGCAGACTGAATTTGACGTAGTGCTTACTGGCGCTGGCGATAAGAAGGTTCAGGTTATTAAAGTAGTTAGAGAAATCACTGGTCTTGGTCTCAAAGAAGCGAAGGCTCTCGTTGACGGCGCTCCCAGCCCCGTTAAAGAAGGCATCCCCAAGGAAGAGGCTGAAGAACTTAAGACCAAGCTTGAAGAGTCCGGTGCTTCTGTAGAAGTTAAGTAA
- the rplJ gene encoding 50S ribosomal protein L10 gives MTREEKEAYVSGLTEEIKESDALFLANYKGLTFPQLTAIRSAVKEKGSDFKVVKNTLVKIALHNNEISELDEFLKQPTACTIVSGDPAAVAKDMKNFAKDFEKLEIKAGFLDGYMLSAGDVEKLADLPSRDELLAKALASMNAPVSNFVSLLGNIPRSLLNVLTAIKDQKEA, from the coding sequence GTGACAAGAGAAGAAAAAGAAGCTTATGTCAGTGGTCTCACAGAAGAGATTAAGGAGTCCGATGCGCTGTTCTTGGCTAACTATAAAGGACTGACCTTCCCGCAGCTTACGGCTATCCGCTCTGCGGTGAAGGAGAAGGGCAGCGATTTTAAAGTCGTCAAGAACACGCTTGTTAAAATCGCCCTGCACAACAATGAAATATCCGAGCTTGATGAATTTCTCAAGCAGCCTACGGCCTGCACCATCGTAAGCGGCGACCCCGCAGCTGTAGCCAAAGATATGAAGAATTTCGCCAAGGATTTCGAAAAGCTCGAGATCAAGGCTGGCTTCCTCGACGGCTACATGCTTTCAGCGGGAGACGTTGAAAAACTGGCGGATCTTCCCTCTAGGGATGAACTCCTCGCCAAGGCTCTCGCATCGATGAATGCACCCGTATCGAACTTTGTATCACTTCTGGGCAACATCCCCCGCAGCCTGCTGAATGTGCTTACAGCAATTAAGGATCAAAAAGAAGCTTAA
- the rplA gene encoding 50S ribosomal protein L1, whose amino-acid sequence MAKKGKLYQAALEKIDRTKLYDLEEAVGLVKETAFAKFDETVDIAVKLGVNPKHADQMVRGSVSLPNGTGKDVRVLAFAKGEKAKEAEEAGADFVGEDDMVEKVQGGWFDFDKVVATPDMMGSVGKLGRVLGPRGLMPNPKVGSVTNDIGKVVGELKAGRIEFRVDKNGIIHTVVGKKSFDADKLTQNIRALLDTLMKLKPSSAKGQYVKGIYVSTTMSPGVKVDHQKLVNEL is encoded by the coding sequence ATGGCTAAAAAAGGGAAGCTGTACCAGGCAGCTCTCGAGAAAATCGACAGAACCAAGCTTTACGACCTGGAAGAGGCCGTAGGTCTCGTTAAAGAAACAGCATTCGCCAAGTTCGATGAAACTGTGGATATAGCTGTTAAGCTTGGTGTCAACCCGAAACACGCAGACCAAATGGTCCGTGGTTCGGTGAGCCTCCCCAACGGAACCGGTAAGGATGTCCGTGTACTTGCCTTCGCTAAGGGGGAAAAAGCGAAGGAAGCTGAGGAGGCTGGTGCAGACTTTGTTGGAGAAGACGATATGGTCGAGAAGGTGCAGGGTGGCTGGTTCGACTTCGACAAGGTAGTAGCGACTCCCGATATGATGGGAAGCGTTGGTAAACTCGGCCGTGTACTCGGCCCCAGGGGTCTCATGCCCAACCCCAAAGTGGGCAGCGTAACAAACGATATCGGCAAGGTTGTCGGCGAACTCAAAGCGGGACGTATTGAGTTCAGAGTAGACAAGAATGGAATAATCCATACCGTTGTCGGAAAGAAGAGCTTCGATGCAGACAAGCTTACACAGAACATCAGAGCACTTCTTGATACCCTTATGAAGCTTAAGCCTTCCTCAGCGAAGGGTCAGTATGTTAAGGGAATCTATGTGTCCACAACGATGAGTCCCGGCGTTAAAGTGGATCACCAGAAGCTGGTAAACGAACTTTAA
- the rplK gene encoding 50S ribosomal protein L11, giving the protein MAKKVSGQLKLQIPAGKANPSPPVGPALGQRGINIMEFCKAFNAATQNVGDFKVPVIITVYEDRSFTFITKTPPVSELIMKEIKLSKGSSSPKAEKVGKLNREQIERIAEVKMPDLNTKEMEQAIKIVAGSARSMGVQVEL; this is encoded by the coding sequence ATGGCCAAGAAAGTATCAGGGCAGCTTAAACTGCAGATCCCTGCCGGTAAAGCAAATCCCTCCCCTCCTGTTGGTCCCGCGCTCGGTCAGAGAGGAATCAACATCATGGAATTCTGCAAGGCTTTCAATGCAGCTACGCAGAACGTGGGAGACTTCAAGGTTCCCGTAATCATCACCGTTTACGAGGACAGAAGCTTTACCTTTATCACAAAGACTCCCCCCGTGTCAGAGCTTATTATGAAAGAGATCAAGCTCAGCAAAGGGAGCAGCAGCCCCAAGGCTGAAAAGGTGGGCAAACTCAACAGAGAGCAGATCGAAAGGATCGCCGAGGTTAAGATGCCCGACCTTAATACAAAGGAAATGGAGCAGGCTATCAAGATTGTAGCAGGTTCCGCCAGAAGTATGGGAGTTCAGGTTGAGCTCTAA
- the nusG gene encoding transcription termination/antitermination protein NusG, with translation MAKKWYVVHTYSGFEKRVKTLLEEKVRNSNLQDQIDDVLIPTEDVVELKKGKKKVSKKKTFPGYILVHMEMSTENWHVVKNIPKVTGFVGGINPVPIPEDDVKAMIDLARSQAPRIVAKYVKDDRVEVIDGPFNGFTGTVDEVNPEKEKVRVVVSIFGRQTPVELDYLQVKRIG, from the coding sequence ATGGCGAAAAAGTGGTATGTTGTGCATACCTATTCAGGTTTTGAAAAACGGGTAAAGACCCTCCTTGAGGAGAAGGTCCGCAACTCTAATCTTCAAGATCAGATAGACGATGTTCTTATCCCCACAGAGGATGTGGTAGAGCTTAAAAAGGGTAAGAAGAAAGTCAGCAAGAAGAAAACTTTCCCCGGTTATATCCTTGTACACATGGAGATGAGCACCGAGAACTGGCACGTCGTAAAGAATATCCCCAAGGTCACCGGTTTTGTCGGAGGTATCAACCCTGTACCGATCCCTGAGGATGATGTTAAGGCGATGATCGATCTTGCCAGGTCACAGGCGCCCAGAATCGTTGCTAAGTATGTTAAGGATGACAGGGTTGAAGTTATAGACGGACCCTTCAACGGCTTCACTGGAACCGTTGATGAAGTGAACCCGGAAAAAGAGAAGGTCAGGGTTGTTGTCAGCATCTTCGGCAGACAGACACCCGTTGAACTGGATTACCTTCAAGTTAAAAGAATCGGATAA
- the secE gene encoding preprotein translocase subunit SecE → MGNLSNFLGEVREELNKVVWPSKDSTVGTTIVVIIICLLCALYLGVVDFGLSKLTQFIY, encoded by the coding sequence ATGGGAAATCTTTCCAACTTCCTTGGTGAAGTAAGAGAGGAACTGAACAAAGTTGTATGGCCCAGCAAGGACTCCACCGTAGGAACAACAATAGTTGTTATCATTATCTGCCTGCTGTGCGCTCTTTATCTAGGAGTCGTTGATTTCGGCCTCTCCAAGCTCACTCAGTTCATATACTAG
- the rpmG gene encoding 50S ribosomal protein L33: MRDKIILACTECKRRNYSTTKNKKTMTGKLELKKYCKWDRKHTLHKETK, translated from the coding sequence ATGAGAGATAAGATAATACTTGCTTGTACCGAGTGCAAAAGACGTAACTACAGCACGACCAAGAACAAGAAGACCATGACTGGTAAGCTTGAGCTTAAGAAGTACTGCAAGTGGGACAGAAAACATACTCTTCACAAAGAGACTAAATAA